One genomic region from Pseudoduganella dura encodes:
- a CDS encoding glycoside hydrolase family 88/105 protein, giving the protein MSKIIEDEQHNPFNATLFTLANTATTGHFIAEQKRCLVDGSHPTPHQKSNPTRPHMNRSSAILVAAVFSLSACGPVKTSPTQPAHGQFTPSAITETMRKVADWQIGSWSTNGFAKPKYNWTYCAAYTGIFQAGLATGDGKYHDFLRKVGADLQWRTGKRRYFADDYCVGQVFSQLYAQDRQPEMIAPWRTLADEIVGKPNNESLSLATHDIIEREWAWCDALFMGPTSLAYLSTVTGDRKYLDTALKLWWKTSDFLYSPEERLYFRDESYFDKREKNGKKVFWSRGNGWVMAGMVRVLSNMPPDHPDRARLLAQYRAMAARIAGLQTADGTWHASLLDPGSFPTRETSGTAFYTYAILWGLNSGMLDRATYWPVVERAWPALASAVQPDGKLGYVQPVGAAPDKVDANSTETYGPGAFLLAGSELLEYIKR; this is encoded by the coding sequence TTGAGTAAGATTATCGAGGATGAGCAGCATAATCCTTTTAATGCAACACTCTTCACATTGGCAAACACGGCGACCACAGGGCACTTCATCGCGGAACAGAAGCGATGCCTTGTCGATGGTTCCCATCCCACACCGCATCAAAAATCGAATCCGACCAGACCACATATGAACCGCAGTTCAGCGATCCTCGTTGCGGCCGTTTTTTCCCTCAGCGCATGCGGCCCTGTCAAGACCTCACCGACGCAACCTGCGCACGGGCAGTTCACCCCTTCCGCAATCACGGAAACCATGCGCAAGGTCGCCGATTGGCAGATTGGCAGCTGGTCGACCAATGGCTTCGCGAAACCGAAGTACAACTGGACCTACTGCGCAGCCTATACGGGCATCTTCCAGGCCGGCCTGGCGACGGGAGACGGCAAGTACCACGACTTCCTGCGCAAGGTTGGCGCCGATCTGCAATGGCGCACCGGCAAACGTCGCTACTTTGCGGACGACTACTGCGTCGGCCAGGTGTTCTCGCAGCTCTACGCGCAGGACCGCCAGCCTGAGATGATCGCACCCTGGCGCACACTCGCCGATGAAATCGTCGGCAAGCCAAACAACGAGTCGCTGTCGCTGGCCACGCACGACATCATTGAGCGCGAATGGGCCTGGTGCGATGCGCTGTTCATGGGGCCTACCTCGCTCGCTTACCTGAGTACGGTTACCGGCGATCGAAAATACCTCGACACGGCGCTCAAGCTATGGTGGAAGACCAGCGATTTCCTGTACAGCCCCGAGGAACGACTGTACTTTCGCGACGAAAGCTACTTTGACAAACGAGAGAAAAACGGCAAGAAGGTATTCTGGTCGCGCGGGAATGGCTGGGTCATGGCCGGCATGGTACGGGTACTGTCCAATATGCCCCCCGATCATCCCGACCGTGCACGGCTCCTGGCGCAATACCGCGCCATGGCGGCGCGTATTGCCGGCCTGCAGACGGCGGACGGCACATGGCACGCTTCGCTGCTCGATCCGGGCAGCTTCCCGACCAGGGAAACCAGCGGCACGGCGTTCTACACCTATGCAATCCTGTGGGGATTGAACAGCGGCATGCTGGACCGCGCCACATACTGGCCTGTCGTCGAGAGAGCCTGGCCAGCGCTGGCAAGCGCAGTGCAGCCGGACGGCAAGCTGGGCTACGTGCAGCCAGTGGGCGCCGCACCGGACAAGGTCGATGCGAACAGCACGGAAACCTATGGGCCAGGTGCATTCCTGCTGGCGGGCTCCGAGCTGCTCGAATACATCAAACGGTAA